A genome region from Salvia splendens isolate huo1 chromosome 19, SspV2, whole genome shotgun sequence includes the following:
- the LOC121779071 gene encoding uncharacterized protein LOC121779071, which translates to MREIQKAQKEQRAALDMLTKQLSHVAMSLGELRGNEGKIPATVQSPSRENISEVSLRSGKVYQNPSPPAVPPMCVPGQSQSKEEGESSGVDKAKGSEKGKAKVGGESSEGSQKEEAEKVKPYLYRGIVTRKIDATIDVANMFKEVEVKVPLLTALKMPPISKFVKDYVVGKINEEGRVITEENVTAMIQRSDLPSKKTDLGMFTLPISIGEIQVEHAMCDLGASINVLPYSIYKKLGAAKLVYTDIMIQ; encoded by the coding sequence ATGCGGGAAATTCAAAAGGCTCAGAAGGAGCAGAGGGCCGCGTTGGATATGCTCACGAAGCAACTGTCTCATGTTGCGATGTCACTGGGAGAGCTAAGGGGCAATGAAGGAAAGATCCCTGCTACTGTGCAGTCCCCTAGTCGTGAAAACATCAGTGAAGTGTCCCTGAGGTCAGGGAAGGTTTACCAAAACCCTAGCCCACCTGCAGTGCCCCCGATGTGTGTACCCGGGCAGAGCCAGAGTaaagaggaaggagaatccagtGGGGTGGATAAAGCAAAAGGAAGTGAGAAAGGCAAAGCGAAAGTGGGAGGTGAATCCTCGGAAGGAAGTCAGAAAGAAGAAGCAGAGAAAGTAAAGCCATAtctgtaccgaggaattgtgaCAAGGAAAATAGATGCCACGATTGACGTGGCTAATATGTTCAAGGAAGTGGAAGTGAAGGTTCCGCTGTTGACGGCCTTAAAGATGCCCCCGATCAGTAAATTCGTCAAGGATTACGTGGTGGGAAAAATTAACGAAGAAGGGAGAGTGATCACAGAGGAGAATGTCACTGCCATGATCCAGAGAAGCGACCTCCCTTCCAAGAAGACTGATCTAGGAATGTTCACGCTCCCAATTTCGATTGGGGAAATTCAAGTGGAGCACGCGATGTGCGATCTTGGGGCGTCGATCAATGTTTTGCCATACTCGATCTATAAGAAGCTGGGAGCGGCCAAGCTCGTCTACACTGACATCATGATCCAATAG